A stretch of Henckelia pumila isolate YLH828 chromosome 4, ASM3356847v2, whole genome shotgun sequence DNA encodes these proteins:
- the LOC140861006 gene encoding uncharacterized protein, with protein sequence MSSFSKIPIFSKEDFDYWKIRMQAHLSALDDDMWFVIIDGPLTITKINTVVALSGGSPQYIEKPRIEWTAEDKKKANLENVAINILYKTLDKNTFSKIKMCKTGKEIWEKLIQLCEGNEQTKENKLSVSTQRFDNIRMKPGESMAEFDERVSSIVIELNALGKTYPNREVILKVIRGLPKELNVKTMAMIESKDLNKLELHDLFADLKAYEFELQTREEDQSTSQLTKALTTVKIESPIQPEKTAEQLSSDSMSLFVKKFGKFIRRNQEGSYKRRMQSKNQEVASIVEKTGHFIADCSKTKRDEQTSTERWKKKFERRKHSRDAKYTSRNKHEALVAEDSKAKWAETDSESDKSKYSSSTSDDDEEVKCLMANDHEQPSTSEHVFDFSSEDFTREDLIKALHDMANEYHQLSIAFDEVRAKQDQIDQMNRKRFGIGFNPQETKVETAKSPERTNAYQPNPMRETQGQYHNQLLVQKRYRKFKDIGKGKQHMVSQANRTPQSRAHNLVRTYRNTDTGKLVKVFQVKGTKEKSGESWYLDSGCLRHKTGNNKLLSELTKYNGPTITFGDNSQGRTMGKGKIIHERRNRTLKNAARTKLADSKVSQRFWAEAGNTACYTQNISMIFDGHESERPVDTQQTHLVEAAEEPQFEAQERFLPNEGTEFGQDNMPDQAQEDSVNNENHPAPNLKWSKKHPLKLVIGNPTEPVKTRGKMIKELLYKAFISQIEPKKIDDALADSC encoded by the exons ATGTCTTCATTCAGCAAGATTCCTATTTTCTCCAAAGAAGATTTTGATTATTGGAAGATTCGCATGCAAGCGCATCTATCAGCCTtagatgatgacatgtggtttgTCATCATTGATGGACCTCTTACAATCACCAAGATTAATACTGTTGTAGCTCTTTCTGGTGGTAGTCCACAATACATTGAAAAGCCAAGAATTGAGTGGACTGCTgaggacaagaagaaggcaAATCTTGAAAATGTTGCAATAAATATCTTGTACAAGACCCTGGACAAGAATACTTTTAGCAAGATCAAGATGTGCAAGACAGGAAAAGAAATATGGGAGAAACTGATTCAACTGTGCGAAGGAAATGAGCAGACTAAAGAGAACAAACTGTCTGTTTCTACTCAAAGGTTTGACAACATCAGAATGAAACCTGGAGAATCAATGGCCGAATTTGATGAGAGAGTCAGTAGCATTGTCATTGAACTCAATGCACTGGGAAAGACATATCCCAACAGGGAAGTCATTCTCAAAGTTATTCGAGGCCTTCCCAAAGAATTGAATGTAAAGACAATGGCTATGATAGAATCAAAGGACTTGAATAAATTAGagttgcatgatttgtttgCAGACTTGAAAGCCTATGAGTTTGAGTTGCAAACTCGAGAGGAAGATCAGTCTACTTCTCAACTAACCAAGGCCTTGACAACAGTCAAGATAGAATCACCTATTCAACCAGAGAAGACTGCAGAACAGTTGAGCAGTGATTCAATGTCCTTAtttgtaaagaagtttggaaaatTTATTCGAAGAAATCAGGAGGGTTCTTACAAAAGAAGGATGCAGTCTAAGAACCAAGAAGTTGCTTCAATTGTGGAAAAAACAGGACACTTTATAGCTGACTGTTCTAAAACAAAGAGAGATGAGCAAACCTCAACAGAAAGATGGAAGAAGAAGTTTGAGAGAAGGAAACACTCAAGAGATGCCAAGTACACTTCACGAAATAAGCATGAAGCACTGGTTGCAGAGGATAGCAAAGCCAAATGGGCAGAAACAGACAGCGAATCCGACAAATCCAAATACTCCTCCAGTACCAgtgatgatgatgaagaagtCAAGTGTCTTATGGCAAATGATCATGAGCAACCATCCACTAGTGAACATGTATTTGATTTCAGCTCTGAAGATTTTACCAGAGAGGATCTGATCAAAGCACTTCACGATATGGCTAATGagtatcatcaactgtccatAGCATTCGATGAAGTCAGAGCCAAGCaagat CAAATAGATCAGATGAATAGAAAGAGATTTGGTATTGGCTTCAATCCGCAGGAAACAAAAGTTGAAACTGCTAAAAGTCCTGAAAGGACTAACGCATATCAACCTAATCCTATGAGAGAAACTCAAGGTCAATATCACAATCAACTTCTCGTTCAGAAGAGATATCGAAAATTTAAGGATATTGGAAAGGGCAAACAACATATGGTCTCACAAGCAAATCGTACTCCACAATCTAGGGCACATAACTTAGTACGAACCTATAGGAACACTGACACTGGTAAACTGGTCAAAGTATTCCAG GTAAAAGGGACTAAAGAAAAATCAGGTGAATCATGGTATTTAGACAGTGGGTGTTTGAGACACAAGACTGGAAATAATAAACTACTGTCAGAACTCACTAAATACAATGGTCCAACTATCACATTTGGTGACAACTCACAGGGTAGgaccatgggtaagggtaaaATTATTCACG aaaggagaaatcGTACTCTTAAGAATGCTGCGAGAACCAAGTTAGCTGATTCCAAAGTGTCTCAAaggttttgggcagaagctgggAACACTGCTTGCTACACTCAGAACATATCGATGATAT TTGATGGACATGAGTCTGAACGACCAGTTGACACTCAACAAACTCACCTAGTTGAGGCAGCTGAAGAACCTCAGTTTGAGGCTcaagaacgtttcttacccaaTGAGGGCACAGAGTTTGGCCAAGACAACATGCCTGATCAAGCTCAAGAAGACAGTGTGAACAATGAGAATCACCCTGCACCTAACTTGAAATGGTCCAAGAAGCACCCATTAAAATTGGTGATAGGAAATCCTACAGAACCAGTCAAGACACGAGGAAAAATGATCAAAGAACTTCTTTATAAAGCCTTCATATCTCAAATAGAACCCAAGAAGATCGATGATGCCCTCGCTGATAGCTGTTGA